The DNA window CATGAGATTAAAGGATCACATTACCTTAAGAAGCTCATATATGTAATAGCGTATGTCATAATCAGTCAAGGTTGGATACAAAACTTTAAAATCTGTACTGTTGACATACTCAAATATTAAGCTAGGAGTTTTAGAGTGTTGATCTCTAACAATATCAAGAAGCTTGACAATATTTGGGCCCCCACAGAGGTTCTGAAGTATTTTTATCTCTCTCTTAATCTGCAAAACAATGTTGAAAAACTTCGAAGGTAAGACAAATTCTCAgaataaacaaaaagataaagctAAAAATCATATAACCACACACAGCATTCACTACCGTTTAAAAAAGGCCCTGGATGATACattattaaattgaaaaatgttTGCTTCTATGTCATCAAATTAGAACTGAAGTTGATTTTGTCCATCGGCCAAGAACATGATAAGGTAGAATTTTTGTTTTGCTACAAATTGATTGTGTTTTGAAAAGAAAGGTTTCATAAATGTGTCAAGTTTCAACTATGCAGGTGataattcatttaattttttcccCCTAAACTTTGAGACACTTCTTCTCTTGAAACTTCAAGTTCCAGTTTGGTACAATTAGATTGATTGTGATAGAAATGTTGCTGAtcatattatgattttttttttctcttttattcatttGATAATTGATATGTCCTATATCGATAATCCTTACTAtctatcaaaatataaaagttcCTTACGAAAAATTTTTGGTTTTCCCCTCCTTTTGAAAGGAATAATTGTTTCACAAGATTTCAGGTCACAAAGGGAAGGTACAGAaaatcaccttcttcttcttgacaGGCTTGAGGATCTTGATTATACACCGCTCGTTGCTGTTAACATTTATGCCTTCAAAAACCTCACTATACTTCCCCCTTCCCACTTTTCTTACAACCTCATAATCATCTTGATCACTGAAAAACATCAAACAGTACATCAATAATTAACATCAGTAAAACAAAATGAGTCAATAATACATCTTCTGCAAGGTAACCAAGATCAGGCTCAAGAACAGCTTTCATCAATTAGCTCCGAATTACATCGTGATTCAGCCTCTCTGGCATGCATAACACAGGCCAAAAAGAGCATACAGCAAGAAATTCCAATCAAAAGGGTTATAATCATAACATAAACAACAGAATCAGCTAAAACCTCTAGGATTTCAGAAAGGAAACGAAGAAAACGACTCAAACTACGTGCGCGCGAGCGCGCATACACAAACACACACTGGATTCAAAACCTAAAATCTCTTCCATTATGAACAGCATTCGGTACCCAAATCGagctaaaaaagaaaattgaatcacAGAAATCGATGAAACTGGGGTTAGGAAAATTTACCCCCACTGAACGTTGAGGGACTCATAGTCCCAGTACTCTTTGGGGCGGAGAACGTTGACGTCGGTGTAGACACGCGCCTTCGACATGCGTGAGCGATTGGAAGAACGCGAGATCTGAGCTCTGCTGCGATTTATGTAagggtgatggtggtggtggaggatggtggtggtgtCGTTAGTGAGGTGCGTGGTGGGGGTGCGTAGGGTAGGGTATTGCGCTACCGGCGCACGCAAGGCAACAAGTGCGCACACTAGCAAGAAGAGTAGTGATGGTGGTTCGTGCGCATATTTGATGCGTGTGTAGTGACTTTTTTTGCACATAGACACACTACACTATCATTCTCATTCCCCCCACCCCGGTTTTCTTTCTAGTATttcctttttactattttttttactttattataattcagaaattaaaagtaaaaatggtAACAAGTTGTTTGctttgtttcctttttttttcttttctttttcagtcTATTTTCTGGGTGTTGTTGAAGGTTCCTTTCTTGCTTGGACGCTTTGCAACTTCAACAACAGTAAAAGCTGTGGATATAGTCGGTGACGAATGACGCAATGACTAGGGTGGTGGCAAAGCTTGTAGCCCTTCTTGCCCAGGTCAATTCTGCCAATATCTATTCCAAAAATCACTCGTGTGGTTACTGGTTAAGTAAAGTGGGttcaaaatattaaacaatCTTATTTTATGGTGGGCTAATAAATAATTGAGTTAGTCTATGACAGAATTGTGGGAttgacatattttttttatttggtgtaTTTTAAATCTTAGTCCAACTTGCCCTTTTTGATAGATTTGGCGGATTGATCCGACTACTTCGTTCGTTTTTCACCTCTATCAATGACCGTCCAAGgcattgaataaaatttaaacaatttttttctaactATATTATTGTCATACTCCAATATTCAATTTCTTATATTGCTTTTATAAATTTGATTAGTTCTCTTGTAAATGTAATTTTGAATGTGTGGATTATAATATTCAAATTGTATcagttgttgtttttttttaccaaaatatatttgtattttatgaatgagaaaattcaattattcaaataagaagaaaaatacaaaGATGTCGCATTAAATATGAATTATTGAAAAGAGAATGGGTGgttgaaaaattattaaaggCACACACTGCATTTCTCTACCTTTTCTATATTGCTACttttttgtagaaaaaattgcataaatataaaaaataaaacttgtaACATAACCACATGAGAAGAGTTTAAAAGAGAGTTGAAAAGATAATGCATTGTGTTTCTTTATTGATGGACTCC is part of the Arachis duranensis cultivar V14167 chromosome 1, aradu.V14167.gnm2.J7QH, whole genome shotgun sequence genome and encodes:
- the LOC107480904 gene encoding casein kinase II subunit alpha-2; the protein is MCKKSHYTRIKYAHEPPSLLFLLVCALVALRAPVAQYPTLRTPTTHLTNDTTTILHHHHHPYINRSRAQISRSSNRSRMSKARVYTDVNVLRPKEYWDYESLNVQWGDQDDYEVVRKVGRGKYSEVFEGINVNSNERCIIKILKPVKKKKIKREIKILQNLCGGPNIVKLLDIVRDQHSKTPSLIFEYVNSTDFKVLYPTLTDYDIRYYIYELLKALDYCHSQGIMHRDVKPHNVMIDHELRKLRLIDWGLAEFYHPGKEYNVRVASRYFKGPELLVDLQDYDYSLDMWSLGCMFAGMIFRKEPFFYGHDNHDQLVKIAKVLGTDELNAYLNKYHLELDPQLDALVGRHSRKPWSKFINADNQHLVSPEAIDFLDKLLRYDHQDRLTAREAMAHPYFSQVRAAESSRMRTQ